A single Anopheles funestus chromosome 2RL, idAnoFuneDA-416_04, whole genome shotgun sequence DNA region contains:
- the LOC125762917 gene encoding uncharacterized protein LOC125762917 — MPIKVLSSDDWFEVVLVKQTTSSITFQWTFRNPLDVPYDLFKVEKCYSVKRDGWETVYWGAATTLTVRCLEQNLCYSFRASILHQPSDGADFQYAYQSPIFKASTLPNIPSTMGLYRAVKKCQPGLVKRLLFARPELVNVPVHGETFLYLAVRSNSLELVNALLDSGANIDLGVPETSVTPLHLAVYQRNLTLVRHLIERGANVHAQNCVGMTVGHYAIDADDLILLKYVLTQGISPETRDRCQWTLIFRALYMRSSVDIVRHLLERKCRLKVKDRLRLTPLYYAQVSGQEEILRLLRRRLKI, encoded by the coding sequence ATGCCGATCAAAGTCCTTTCCTCGGACGATTGGTTCGAGGTTGTGCTCGTTAAACAAACCACATCTTCCATCACGTTCCAGTGGACGTTCCGGAACCCGCTCGATGTGCCGTACGATCTGTTCAAGGTGGAAAAGTGTTACAGTGTCAAGCGCGATGGCTGGGAAACGGTATACTGGGGTGCAGCAACAACCTTGACGGTGCGATGTCTCGAGCAGAATCTTTGCTACTCGTTCCGTGCAAGCATCCTGCACCAACCATCGGATGGTGCAGATTTCCAGTATGCCTATCAGTCGCCCATCTTCAAGGCAAGCACCCTGCCAAACATTCCCTCGACGATGGGCCTGTACCGGGCAGTCAAAAAATGTCAACCAGGTCTGGTAAAACGACTTCTGTTTGCTCGCCCCGAACTGGTGAACGTACCCGTGCATGGAGAAACATTTCTCTACCTGGCCGTTCGCAGCAATAGCCTCGAGCTGGTAAACGCACTGCTCGATTCCGGTGCTAACATTGATTTGGGTGTACCGGAAACAAGCGTTACGCCACTCCATCTGGCAGTGTACCAACGCAACCTAACGCTGGTGCGCCATCTAATCGAACGTGGTGCCAATGTGCACGCACAGAACTGTGTCGGTATGACCGTTGGACACTATGCGATAGATGCCGACGATCTGATATTGCTAAAGTACGTACTGACGCAGGGCATCAGCCCGGAGACTCGAGATCGCTGCCAGTGGACGTTAATCTTTCGGGCGCTTTACATGCGCTCCTCGGTAGATATCGTACGACACCTGCTTGAACGGAAGTGTCGACTAAAGGTGAAGGACCGACTACGATTAACACCGCTCTACTACGCTCAGGTGTCGGGACAGGAGGAGATCCTGCGGTTGCTCAGGAGACGACTAAAGATCTGA